A part of Saccopteryx bilineata isolate mSacBil1 chromosome 10, mSacBil1_pri_phased_curated, whole genome shotgun sequence genomic DNA contains:
- the DHX30 gene encoding ATP-dependent RNA helicase DHX30 isoform X3, with the protein MAASRDLLKEFPQPKNLLNSVIGRALGISHAKDKLVYVHTNGPKKKKVTLHIKWPKSVEVEGYGSKKIDAERQAAAAACQLFKGWGLLGPRNELFDAAKYRVLADRFGSPADSWWRPEPTMPPTSWRQLNPESIRPGGPGGLSRSLGREEEEDEEEELEEGTIDVTDFLSMTQQDSHTALRGGSLEMTDDDSAIRALTQFPLPKNLLAKVIQIATSSSTAKNLMQFHTVGTKTKLSTLTLLWPCPMTFVAKGRRKAEAENKAAALACKKLKSLGLVDRNNEPLTHAMYNLASLRELGETQRRPCTIQVPEPILRKIETFLNHYPVDNSWISPELRLQSDDILPLGKDSGPLNDPITGKPYLPLSEAEEVRLSQSLIELWRRRGPIWQEAPQLPVDPHRDTILNAIEQHPVVVISGDTGCGKTTRIPQLLLERYVTEGRGARCNVIITQPRRISAVSVAQRVSHELGPSLRRNVGFQVRLESKPPARGGALLFCTVGILLRKLQGNPSLEGVSHVIVDEVHERDVNTDFLLILLKGLQRLNPALRLVLMSATGDNERFSRYFGGCPVIKVPGFMYPVKEHYLEDILAKLGKHQYPHRHRHHESEDECALDLDLVTDLVLHIDARGEPGGILCFLPGWQEIKGVQQRLQEALGMHESKYLILPVHSNIPMMDQKAIFQQPPVGVRKIVLATNIAETSITINDIVHVVDSGLHKEERYDLKTKVSCLETVWVSRANVIQRRGRAGRCQSGFAYHLFPRSRLEKMVPFQVPEILRTPLENLVLQAKIHMPEKTAVEFLSKAVDSPNIKAVDEAVILLQEIGVLDQREYLTTLGQRLAHISTDPRLAKAIVLAAIFRCLHPLLVVVSCLTRDPFSSSLQNRAEVDKVKALLSHDSGSDHLAFVRAVAGWEEVLRWQDRSSRENYLEENLLYAPSLRFIHGLIKQFSENIYEAFLVGKPSDCTLASAQCNEYSEEEELVKGVLMAGLYPNLIQVRQGKVTRQGKFKPNSVTYRTKSGNILLHKSTINREATRLRSRWLTYFMAVKSNGSVFVRDSSQVHPLAVLLLTDGDVHIRDDGRRATISLSDSDLLRLEGDSRTVRLLRELRRALGRMVERSLRSELAALPLEVQQEHGQLLALLAELLRGPCGSFDVRKSADD; encoded by the exons GGCTGGGGTCTGCTGGGGCCCCGGAACGAGCTGTTTGATGCAGCCAAATACCGTGTGCTCGCCGACCGCTTTGGCTCTCCAGCTGATAGCTGGTGGCGCCCAGAACCCACCATGCCACCCACTTCCTGGCGGCAGCTGAACCCTGAGAGCATCCGGCCAGGGGGACCTGGGGGCCTGTCCCGCTCCTTGGGccgagaagaagaggaagatgaggaggaagagctAGAAGAGGGGACCATCGATGTCACTGACTTCTTGTCCATGACCCAGCAGGACTCCCACACTGCCCTCCG GGGGGGCTCCCTTGAAATGACAGACGATGACAGTGCTATCAGGGCTCTGACGCAGTTTCCGCTTCCCAAGAACCTTCTGGCCAAGGTGATCCAAATAGCGACATCGTCCTCCACAGCTAAG AACCTCATGCAGTTCCATACCGTGGGCACCAAGACCAAGCTCTCCACCCTCACCTTGCTCTGGCCCTGTCCCATGACCTTTGTCGCCAAAGGGCGCCGCAAAGCAGAGGCTGAGAATAAGGCGGCAGCCTTGGCCTGTAAGAAGCTGAAG AGCCTGGGCCTGGTGGACCGGAACAATGAGCCACTCACCCACGCCATGTACAATCTGGCCTCCTTGCGCGAGCTGGGCGAGACCCAGCGCCGGCCATGTACCATTCAGGTGCCTGAGCCAATTCTACGCAAGATAGAGACCTTTCTGAACCAT TACCCTGTGGACAATTCATGGATCTCCCCAGAGCTCCGGCTGCAGAGTGATGACATCTTGCCCTTGGGCAAGGACTCAGGGCCCCTGAATGACCCTATCACAGGCAAGCCCTATCTGCCCCTGTCAGAAGCAGAGGAGGTGCGGCTGAGCCAGAGCCTTATAGAGCTATGGCGGCGGCGAGGGCCCATCTGGCAGGAGGCTCCCCAGCTCCCTGTCGACCCACACCGGGACACCATCCTCAATGCCATTGAGCAGCACCCCGTGGTGGTCATCTCTGGGGACACAGGCTGTGGGAAGACCACACGCATCCCCCAGCTGCTGCTGGAGCGCTATGTGACCGAGGGGCGTGGCGCCCGCTGCAACGTGATCATCACCCAACCTCGGCGCATCTCGGCTGTGTCGGTGGCACAGCGGGTCAGCCACGAACTGGGTCCCTCCCTGCGCAGGAACGTGGGCTTCCAAGTGCGGTTGGAAAGCAAGCCCCCGGCCCGGGGCGGGGCCCTCCTCTTCTGTACTGTGGGCATCCTGCTGCGGAAGCTGCAGGGCAACCCCAGCCTGGAGGGTGTGAGCCATGTCATCGTGGACGAGGTGCATGAGCGCGATGTGAACACGGACTTCCTGCTGATTCTTCTCAAGGGTCTGCAGCGGCTCAACCCGGCCCTGCGGCTGGTGCTGATGAGTGCCACAGGCGACAACGAGCGCTTCTCCCGCTACTTTGGTGGCTGCCCTGTCATCAAAGTGCCGGGATTTATGTACCCTGTCAAGGAACACTACTTGGAGGACATCCTGGCCAAGCTGGGCAAGCACCAATACCCACACCGGCACCGGCACCATGAG TCAGAGGATGAGTGTGCACTTGATTTGGACCTCGTGACCGATCTGGTTCTGCACATTGATGCCCGTGGGGAGCCAG GTGGGATCCTCTGTTTCCTGCCCGGCTGGCAGGAGATCAAAGGGGTGCAGCAGCGCCTGCAGGAAGCCCTGGGCATGCACGAGAGCAAGTACCTCATCCTGCCAG TGCACTCCAACATCCCGATGATGGACCAGAAGGCCATATTCCAGCAGCCGCCAGTCGGGGTGCGCAAGATTGTCTTGGCCACCAATATTGCTGAGACCTCCATCACAATCAATGACATCGTGCACGTGGTGGACAGTGGTCTGCACAAGGAGGAACGCTATGACCTGAAGACCAAG gtGTCCTGCCTGGAGACGGTGTGGGTGTCACGAGCCAATGTGATCCAGCGCCGGGGTCGGGCTGGCCGCTGCCAGTCAGGCTTTGCCTACCACCTGTTCCCACGGAGCCGGCTGGAGAAGATGGTTCCATTCCAAGTGCCAGAGATCCTGCGCACACCCCTCGAGAACCTGGTGCTGCAGGCCAAGATCCACATGCCGGAGAAGACG GCAGTGGAGTTCCTGTCCAAGGCCGTGGACAGTCCGAATATTAAGGCTGTGGATGAGGCGGTGATCCTGCTCCAGGAGATCG GGGTGCTGGACCAGCGGGAGTACCTGACCACTCTGGGGCAGCGCCTCGCCCACATCTCCACCGACCCCCGGCTGGCCAAGGCCATCGTGCTGGCCGCCATCTTCCGTTGTCTGCACCCGCTGCTGGTGGTCGTCTCCTGCCTCACCCGGGACCCCTTCAGCAGCAGCCTGCAGAACCGAGCGGAGGTGGACAAG GTCAAGGCACTGCTGAGCCATGACAGCGGCAGTGACCACCTGGCCTTCGTGCGGGCCGTCGCTGGCTGGGAGGAGGTGCTGCGCTGGCAGGACCGCAGCTCTCGGGAGAACTACCTGGAGGAGAACCTGCTCTACGCGCCCAGCCTGCGCTTCATCCACG GGCTCATCAAGCAGTTCTCCGAGAACATCTATGAGGCTTTCCTGGTGGGGAAGCCCTCAGACTGCACCCTGGCCTCGGCCCAGTGCAACGAGTACagcgaggaggaggagctggtgaAAGGCGTGCTGATGGCGGGTCTCTACCCCAACCTCATCCAG GTGAGGCAGGGCAAGGTGACCCGGCAGGGCAAATTCAAGCCCAACAGTGTCACGTACAGGACCAAATCAGGCAACATCTTGCTGCACAAGTCGACCATTAACAG GGAGGCTACACGGCTACGGAGCCGATGGCTGACATACTTCATGGCTGTCAAGTCCAACGGCAGTGTCTTCGTCCGGGACTCCTCCCAGGTGCACCCACTGGCTGTGCTGCTGCTGACCGATGGGGACGTCCACATCCGCG ACGACGGGCGCCGGGCTACCATCTCACTGAGTGACAGCGACCTGCTGAGGTTGGAGGGGGACTCGCGCACCGTGCGGCTGCTGAGGGAGCTGCGCCGGGCCCTGGGCCGCATGGTGGAGCGGAGCCTGCGCAGTGAGCTAGCTGCGCTGCCCCTTGAGGTGCAGCAGGAACACGGGCAGCTGCTGGCCCTGCTGGCAGAGCTGCTGCGTGGGCCCTGTGGCAGCTTTGATGTGCGCAAGTCAGCTGATGACTGA